Proteins co-encoded in one Desulfitobacterium hafniense DCB-2 genomic window:
- a CDS encoding L-2-amino-thiazoline-4-carboxylic acid hydrolase: MKETFTYDMQARILFLMFSKRVFGYLTGILGKEKTALIRRKAKKEYREMLLRTPSVGGKDNIFRSGLIMAAMFFAVYKAANGTISEQMFGEMTDHAAHTPFLLKSYSQKDAFSEKMMRQKTIAAERSQKREYSTDWVFTHEIKGPDEHITTFRQCAICELGKREDCFALVKYICNIDFITYDQMGANLIRTQTLADGDDVCRFHVVKKTNVRHPPSR; this comes from the coding sequence ATGAAAGAAACCTTCACCTATGATATGCAGGCAAGAATTTTGTTTCTTATGTTTAGTAAAAGGGTTTTCGGCTATCTTACCGGCATCCTGGGAAAAGAAAAAACAGCTTTGATCCGCAGAAAAGCGAAGAAGGAATATCGGGAAATGCTGCTCAGAACCCCTTCGGTGGGCGGTAAGGATAACATTTTCCGCTCAGGTCTTATCATGGCTGCGATGTTTTTTGCGGTTTATAAGGCAGCGAACGGCACCATCAGCGAGCAAATGTTCGGGGAAATGACAGATCATGCGGCACATACACCGTTCTTGCTCAAATCCTATTCCCAAAAGGATGCCTTTTCCGAAAAAATGATGCGCCAAAAAACCATCGCCGCGGAGCGTTCGCAGAAACGGGAATACAGTACGGATTGGGTCTTTACACATGAAATAAAAGGTCCGGACGAGCACATCACCACGTTTCGTCAGTGCGCCATATGCGAGCTTGGAAAACGCGAAGACTGCTTTGCTCTCGTAAAATATATCTGTAACATTGATTTTATTACCTATGACCAAATGGGAGCGAATCTGATTCGCACCCAAACGCTGGCCGACGGCGATGATGTATGCAGATTTCATGTTGTAAAAAAAACGAATGTCCGTCATCCCCCGAGCCGGTAA
- a CDS encoding TetR/AcrR family transcriptional regulator: MSLPNCSIDPKILVSAKEEFLQKGFAEASLREICQKAGVTTGALYKRFSGKEELFAAVLEPTLKDINALSEAVEQSNYEHLERAEMQAVWDMSEATHQRWIEFLYSRYDGFKLLLCCSAGSVYANFLNDFVAENTKHTLAFVEKAFARGLTKNRIDEDELHILLTAYWSTLFETIIHDFSKEKALHHCRIITKFFNWQAVLGF; the protein is encoded by the coding sequence ATGTCATTACCCAATTGCAGCATTGATCCTAAGATATTGGTCAGCGCCAAAGAAGAGTTTTTGCAAAAGGGATTTGCCGAGGCTTCCTTGCGGGAAATATGCCAAAAAGCCGGCGTCACCACCGGCGCTCTGTACAAAAGATTTTCCGGAAAGGAGGAATTGTTCGCGGCCGTACTGGAACCTACTCTGAAGGACATCAACGCCTTAAGCGAAGCCGTGGAACAGAGTAATTATGAGCACCTGGAACGGGCAGAAATGCAGGCGGTGTGGGATATGTCGGAAGCAACCCACCAAAGATGGATCGAGTTTCTTTACTCCAGATACGACGGCTTTAAGCTTCTTTTGTGCTGCTCCGCAGGCTCCGTATATGCGAATTTTTTGAATGATTTTGTAGCTGAGAACACCAAACATACCCTGGCCTTTGTGGAAAAAGCCTTTGCCCGGGGGCTTACAAAAAACCGCATTGACGAAGATGAGCTCCACATCCTCCTGACGGCATATTGGTCCACCCTGTTCGAAACGATTATCCATGATTTTTCCAAAGAAAAAGCGCTGCACCATTGCCGCATCATTACTAAATTTTTTAACTGGCAAGCTGTTTTAGGGTTTTGA
- a CDS encoding pirin family protein, whose translation MKKRDIKKMIRGQRATDGAGVRLVRVLGRRDVEDFDPFLMLDSFDSTDPEDYVAGFPMHPHRGIETITYLIAGEIDHEDSLGNKDTIHAGESQWMTAGSGIMHQEMPRESAWMLGFQLWLNMPRGEKMAPPAYLSITQDKIGKAAKEGAEIRILSGRLGETAGVTTKHIPATIYDVSLVQGGEVEIPTHPEENVFVFLIEGDALINGELIAAKTAVLFGEGEYISVAAPPGLELRFAFFAAKPLGEPIAWGGPIVMNTREELEHAFAELREGTFIKHK comes from the coding sequence ATGAAGAAACGCGACATTAAAAAAATGATCCGGGGACAGAGAGCGACAGACGGAGCGGGTGTCCGGCTGGTCCGCGTCCTTGGGCGCCGGGATGTGGAGGATTTTGATCCCTTTCTGATGCTGGATTCCTTTGACTCGACGGATCCCGAAGATTATGTGGCAGGGTTTCCTATGCATCCGCACCGGGGGATAGAAACCATCACCTATTTGATTGCAGGGGAAATCGACCATGAAGACAGCCTGGGCAACAAGGATACCATTCATGCCGGTGAAAGCCAGTGGATGACCGCCGGCAGCGGCATTATGCATCAGGAAATGCCCCGGGAATCGGCTTGGATGCTGGGTTTTCAACTGTGGCTGAATATGCCCCGTGGGGAAAAAATGGCCCCGCCCGCCTATTTGTCCATTACCCAAGACAAGATAGGCAAAGCGGCCAAAGAGGGCGCGGAGATTCGTATCCTGTCGGGGCGGCTCGGCGAAACGGCAGGCGTGACCACCAAGCATATTCCGGCCACCATCTATGATGTTTCTCTTGTTCAGGGAGGAGAGGTCGAGATTCCCACCCATCCGGAGGAAAATGTGTTTGTCTTTTTGATCGAGGGGGATGCCTTGATCAACGGGGAGCTGATTGCCGCCAAAACGGCGGTATTGTTTGGGGAGGGGGAGTATATTTCTGTAGCCGCTCCTCCGGGACTTGAGCTGAGATTTGCTTTTTTTGCGGCCAAACCTCTGGGAGAGCCCATCGCCTGGGGAGGACCGATTGTGATGAATACCCGGGAGGAATTGGAGCACGCTTTTGCGGAGTTAAGGGAAGGGACGTTTATTAAGCATAAATAA
- a CDS encoding sugar phosphate isomerase/epimerase family protein, which produces MMVPEQKIGIFSWFGFVLPFGERISLIQEAGFTGTSLWWEDEEEPFPMPKERMPALVREKGLILENIHVPWCDANALWSDDQALRREIIARHKQWIEDCARFEIPLLVMHLCDGENPPEPNEYGVASMGELARAAEEQGVRIAVENTRRRDSVDYVLQHIASRALGFCFDSSHHRLTDQEDFQLLRTWGDRLMTTHLSDNDGLKDRHWLPGHGVIDWVKVAEAFPRLYKDFLTLEVYPTPSEAEGTPEEFLERAYERISGIRTLSEQAQKSAQGMV; this is translated from the coding sequence GTGATGGTGCCGGAACAAAAAATAGGTATTTTTTCCTGGTTTGGGTTTGTCCTACCCTTCGGGGAGAGAATCTCATTAATACAGGAAGCGGGGTTTACAGGGACTTCCCTTTGGTGGGAAGATGAAGAGGAACCTTTTCCTATGCCCAAGGAAAGGATGCCGGCCTTAGTGCGGGAAAAAGGGTTAATTCTGGAGAACATTCATGTACCCTGGTGTGATGCCAATGCCCTATGGTCGGATGATCAAGCTTTGCGCCGAGAGATCATCGCCAGGCATAAGCAATGGATAGAAGATTGCGCACGGTTTGAAATTCCTTTGCTGGTCATGCATTTATGCGATGGGGAAAACCCGCCGGAGCCCAATGAGTACGGGGTGGCAAGTATGGGGGAGCTGGCCAGGGCGGCTGAGGAGCAGGGGGTCAGGATTGCCGTGGAAAATACCCGCCGCAGGGACAGTGTGGACTATGTGCTTCAACATATTGCCTCCCGGGCCTTGGGTTTTTGCTTTGACAGCTCTCACCACAGGCTGACGGATCAGGAGGACTTTCAACTGCTCAGAACCTGGGGCGACCGCCTGATGACCACTCATCTTTCCGACAATGACGGGTTGAAGGACCGGCATTGGCTGCCCGGCCATGGTGTGATCGATTGGGTTAAAGTTGCCGAGGCCTTCCCCAGGCTGTATAAGGATTTTCTCACCTTGGAGGTCTATCCTACTCCCTCGGAAGCAGAAGGGACTCCTGAGGAATTTCTGGAGAGGGCTTATGAAAGAATCAGCGGAATCAGAACATTGAGCGAGCAGGCCCAAAAGTCCGCCCAAGGCATGGTCTGA
- a CDS encoding 1,4-dihydroxy-2-naphthoate polyprenyltransferase: MSSDFTSRPPQKHHWKIWWELIRPHTLTAATVPVLLGSVLALLEGKTHLLLFAAMMIASLLIQAATNLFNEYYDYKRGLDTEKSVGIGGGIVRHGMAPRLIMTLALSMYAISVLLGVYICASSSWWLAAVGSLCMLMGYLYTGGPYPISYTPLGELFSGLFMGFLIILIAFFIQTGYVSTTAVLVAVPSGILVGLINLSNNLRDRDGDKANGRKTIPVLLGPEKTIVFMGMMFAVAYLWIVGLVMARLVTPWALLALLSIPKARQATKGFVGKVEPITMMPAMKATGQTNTFFGLLLALGLLVGYFL, from the coding sequence ATGAGCAGTGACTTCACTTCCCGACCGCCCCAAAAACACCATTGGAAGATATGGTGGGAATTAATTCGTCCCCATACCTTGACGGCCGCCACAGTTCCGGTTCTGCTGGGATCGGTTCTGGCCTTGCTGGAGGGGAAGACCCATCTGCTGCTTTTTGCCGCTATGATGATCGCCAGCCTGCTCATTCAGGCGGCAACCAATCTTTTTAATGAATACTACGATTATAAGCGGGGATTGGATACGGAGAAATCGGTGGGCATTGGCGGCGGCATTGTGCGTCATGGTATGGCTCCCCGCCTGATTATGACCCTTGCTCTGAGTATGTATGCGATCTCGGTACTGCTGGGCGTCTATATCTGTGCTTCTTCCTCCTGGTGGCTGGCAGCGGTAGGGTCCCTGTGCATGCTGATGGGCTATCTTTATACCGGCGGTCCTTATCCTATTTCCTATACTCCCTTGGGAGAGCTGTTTTCCGGTTTGTTTATGGGCTTCCTGATCATCCTGATCGCCTTTTTCATTCAGACCGGTTATGTCTCAACTACTGCTGTTTTAGTGGCGGTTCCCAGCGGTATTTTAGTAGGGCTGATCAATCTAAGCAATAATTTGCGGGACCGGGATGGGGATAAGGCCAACGGACGTAAAACCATTCCTGTTTTATTGGGACCGGAAAAGACCATCGTATTTATGGGGATGATGTTTGCCGTTGCTTATCTCTGGATCGTGGGGCTGGTGATGGCCCGGCTTGTTACCCCCTGGGCTCTTTTGGCCTTGCTGAGCATACCCAAAGCGAGGCAAGCGACAAAAGGCTTTGTAGGGAAGGTAGAACCCATTACCATGATGCCGGCTATGAAAGCGACCGGACAGACCAATACCTTTTTTGGTTTGCTGCTGGCTCTGGGGCTGTTGGTGGGGTATTTTCTCTAA
- a CDS encoding TraR/DksA C4-type zinc finger protein codes for MDTSKYARLIEQLKKDKEEAWATAQGLITGDMRESIAELSLIDNHPADIATEVYERSRDVAIHDRLHHRIQAIDSALQRYEEGKYGLCEHCQKEIPLGRLEALPFTTVCTECSRLEEMEEQHSLHRDSVEEEILDMPFARTFNDGKDQVGFDGEDSWQAVARFGTSDTLQDLGTNHDLSDPNSFYEHGDEVIGAVQAVETIEVELEPGHANTVYYGKKHGRT; via the coding sequence ATGGATACCAGTAAATACGCCCGGCTTATTGAACAATTGAAGAAAGATAAAGAGGAGGCTTGGGCAACAGCTCAGGGACTGATTACGGGAGATATGAGAGAATCCATCGCCGAACTTTCCTTAATCGACAACCATCCCGCGGATATTGCCACTGAGGTTTATGAGCGTTCCCGGGATGTGGCCATCCACGACCGGCTTCACCACCGCATCCAAGCTATTGACTCCGCCCTTCAGCGTTATGAGGAGGGAAAGTACGGCCTCTGTGAGCATTGTCAAAAAGAGATTCCCCTGGGAAGGCTTGAAGCGTTGCCCTTCACTACTGTCTGCACGGAATGCAGCCGTCTTGAGGAAATGGAAGAACAGCATTCCCTGCATCGGGACTCTGTGGAAGAAGAGATTCTGGACATGCCTTTCGCCAGGACCTTTAATGATGGCAAGGATCAGGTGGGCTTTGATGGGGAAGATTCCTGGCAAGCTGTGGCCCGTTTCGGCACCTCGGATACCCTGCAGGATTTAGGAACCAATCATGATTTGAGTGATCCGAACAGCTTTTATGAGCACGGGGATGAAGTCATCGGTGCCGTGCAAGCTGTGGAAACCATCGAAGTGGAACTGGAGCCTGGGCATGCCAATACAGTGTATTATGGGAAAAAGCACGGCCGGACATAG
- a CDS encoding NAD(P)/FAD-dependent oxidoreductase, giving the protein MAMPKEEKLKVAVVGGGAAGLLAAVIARREGAEVRILERNQRVGKKILTTGNGRCNLTNTDLHLSHYHGQNPKFAYSALQAFDNHRAIDFFEELGITHKVEEEGKVFPFSNQASSVLDVLRYEVERLGIETILEAEVKEIRKVSQGFDLAAKDGKKYFAHRVILAAGGKAAPNLGANGSGYALAEKLGHHLVEPFPALVQLKLESPFLKQIKGIKFDGGAEVLVKGKTLAKAQGEILFTEYGISGPPIFQLSRTAAEKLRMKDEVWLKVVLLPTWPREKLEGYLSKRWEEAPEKSVHFSFVGFINKQLVPVLLKQSGLEEINKPVSALTAREKAGILNLLQDWRFQVIGTNSWTAAQVTAGGIDVRDINPRTMESLLVPGLYFAGEILDIDGDCGGYNLQWAWSSGYVAGKSAADG; this is encoded by the coding sequence ATGGCAATGCCCAAAGAAGAAAAGCTCAAAGTCGCCGTGGTGGGAGGAGGAGCCGCCGGTCTTTTGGCAGCGGTGATCGCCAGGCGGGAAGGGGCAGAGGTTAGGATATTGGAAAGGAATCAACGGGTCGGCAAGAAAATCCTGACCACAGGCAATGGGCGCTGTAACCTGACGAATACGGATTTGCATCTATCCCATTACCATGGCCAAAATCCTAAATTTGCTTATAGCGCTTTACAAGCTTTTGATAATCACCGGGCCATCGACTTTTTTGAGGAGCTGGGTATCACTCATAAAGTTGAAGAAGAAGGCAAAGTCTTTCCTTTTTCCAATCAAGCCTCCAGTGTCCTGGATGTTCTGCGTTATGAAGTGGAGCGCTTGGGGATCGAGACGATCCTCGAAGCGGAAGTGAAAGAGATTCGTAAAGTGAGCCAAGGCTTTGATTTGGCGGCAAAGGATGGCAAGAAGTATTTTGCCCATCGCGTTATTCTGGCTGCCGGAGGTAAGGCCGCTCCTAATCTGGGTGCCAATGGCAGTGGGTATGCATTGGCCGAAAAACTGGGACATCACCTGGTGGAACCCTTCCCGGCTTTGGTCCAGCTGAAGCTGGAGTCGCCCTTCCTCAAACAGATTAAAGGCATCAAATTCGATGGCGGGGCGGAAGTGCTGGTCAAGGGAAAAACTTTGGCCAAAGCCCAAGGGGAAATCTTATTTACGGAGTATGGGATTTCCGGTCCGCCGATTTTCCAATTAAGCCGGACGGCTGCCGAAAAACTGCGGATGAAGGATGAGGTTTGGCTTAAGGTGGTGTTGCTCCCCACTTGGCCCAGGGAAAAGCTGGAGGGGTATCTAAGCAAGCGCTGGGAGGAGGCTCCGGAAAAGAGCGTGCATTTCAGCTTTGTGGGCTTTATCAATAAGCAGTTAGTTCCCGTGCTCCTCAAACAGTCCGGCCTTGAAGAGATCAATAAGCCGGTCTCTGCTTTGACCGCCCGGGAAAAGGCCGGAATTCTGAACCTGCTTCAAGACTGGCGCTTCCAGGTCATCGGCACCAACAGCTGGACAGCTGCTCAGGTCACGGCCGGAGGCATTGATGTTCGTGATATCAACCCCAGGACCATGGAATCTCTGCTGGTGCCGGGACTTTATTTTGCCGGTGAGATCCTGGATATTGACGGAGACTGCGGAGGCTATAACCTGCAATGGGCCTGGTCCTCAGGCTATGTGGCGGGCAAGAGTGCTGCCGACGGATAA
- the gcvPA gene encoding aminomethyl-transferring glycine dehydrogenase subunit GcvPA: MNYVPNTVDQQEQILTRIGVGSLEELFADIPESVRRQAQLKIREGLSELELVKYMGRLAAENKTVEEYTSYLGAGAYEHFIPSYVDQLLLRSEFYTAYTPYQPEISQGTLQAIYEFQTLVCELTGMDGANASMYDGASALAEAALMSCDATRRKKVLVPQTIHPEYREVLRTYLLPRGVEILEIPYQEGAVDSEALEKALNTEVAAVLIQSPNFFGMIEKAVEIGQMAHAKGGLLVMAVNPVSLGLLKSPGELGADIVVGEGQPFGNPLNFGGPYLGFLACREKYVRRMPGRIVGATKDKNGKKGYVLTLQAREQHIRREKAASNICSNEALCALAFTIHLSGLGKRGLKEMARLNLQKAHYGAEEIGKLPGMSLAFQGPFFHEFVIKTEVSPRKINEALLSHKIIGGLELSRFYPELDQHLLFCVTETKTKEDIDRLVAGMGEIK; this comes from the coding sequence ATGAATTATGTGCCGAACACGGTGGACCAGCAGGAACAGATCCTCACCCGGATTGGCGTGGGCTCCCTTGAAGAGCTTTTTGCGGATATCCCGGAAAGCGTTCGGCGCCAGGCCCAATTGAAGATTCGGGAAGGGCTGTCTGAGCTGGAACTGGTAAAATATATGGGCAGGCTGGCTGCAGAGAATAAAACGGTGGAAGAGTATACCTCTTATCTGGGAGCGGGGGCTTATGAGCATTTTATCCCCAGCTATGTGGATCAGCTCTTGCTGCGCTCGGAGTTCTATACGGCCTATACCCCTTATCAACCGGAGATCAGCCAAGGGACCTTGCAGGCCATCTATGAGTTCCAGACCCTTGTCTGTGAGCTGACCGGAATGGACGGGGCCAATGCTTCCATGTATGATGGGGCATCGGCCCTCGCCGAAGCAGCTTTAATGAGCTGTGACGCCACCCGGAGAAAGAAAGTCCTGGTGCCTCAAACGATTCATCCGGAATACCGGGAGGTCCTCCGGACCTATCTGCTTCCCCGGGGGGTGGAAATCCTGGAGATCCCTTATCAGGAGGGAGCTGTAGACTCTGAGGCTTTAGAAAAAGCATTGAATACCGAGGTGGCGGCGGTTCTGATCCAAAGCCCTAATTTCTTCGGTATGATCGAAAAAGCTGTAGAGATCGGCCAAATGGCTCATGCCAAGGGCGGACTGCTGGTGATGGCGGTTAATCCGGTGTCTTTGGGATTGCTTAAATCTCCCGGGGAGCTGGGGGCGGATATCGTGGTCGGCGAGGGTCAGCCCTTTGGCAATCCCCTGAACTTCGGCGGTCCCTATCTGGGGTTTCTGGCTTGCCGGGAAAAATATGTACGCCGGATGCCGGGGCGGATCGTAGGCGCCACCAAAGATAAAAACGGCAAGAAGGGCTATGTGCTCACTCTGCAAGCCCGGGAACAGCATATCCGCCGGGAAAAGGCAGCCTCCAATATCTGTTCTAACGAGGCCCTTTGTGCCCTGGCTTTTACCATTCATCTCTCGGGATTGGGAAAACGGGGATTAAAGGAGATGGCCAGGCTTAATCTGCAGAAGGCCCATTACGGGGCTGAGGAGATTGGCAAGCTTCCCGGCATGAGCCTTGCTTTCCAAGGTCCTTTCTTCCATGAATTTGTGATCAAGACTGAGGTCAGTCCCCGCAAAATCAATGAAGCTCTTTTAAGCCATAAGATCATCGGCGGTCTGGAGCTTTCCCGCTTCTACCCTGAGCTGGATCAGCATCTTCTCTTCTGCGTAACGGAAACCAAGACCAAGGAAGATATTGACAGGCTGGTGGCCGGAATGGGGGAGATAAAATGA
- the gcvPB gene encoding aminomethyl-transferring glycine dehydrogenase subunit GcvPB — protein MRALEPLIFELSREGRTGVSLPSCDVPEIPLEDLIPQEFLRDKEPELPEVSEVDVVRHFTRLSSFNHGVDTGFYPLGSCTMKYNPKVNEKLARLPGFSQIHPYQPEELTQGALGLMVELQEELAEITGMDAFTLQPAAGAHGEMTGILIIKAYHDHRQDVKRRKVIVPDSAHGTNPATGAMAGYDIVQVPSNERGGVDIEALRQVANDEVAALMLTNPNTLGLFDENILEIAEIIHSVGGLIYYDGANANAIMGIARPGDMGFDVVHLNLHKTFSTPHGGGGPGSGPVGVKEFLAPYLPKPVAIRTPEGRYSWDEDRPLSIGRVRAFQANFGVLVKAYAYIRALGGEGLKAASQNAVLNANFLMSILKEHYHLPYDRVCMHEFIITPKNLKNYGIHTLDIAKRLLDYGYHPPTIYFPLIVEEAMMIEPTETESLETLEQFARVMIQIAEEVKQDAEMVKNAPHDTLVTRLDETGAARKPDLRWRKPQ, from the coding sequence ATGAGAGCCTTGGAACCGCTGATTTTTGAACTAAGCAGGGAAGGGAGAACAGGGGTAAGCCTGCCCTCCTGCGATGTGCCGGAAATTCCTCTCGAGGATCTGATTCCTCAAGAGTTTTTAAGAGATAAGGAACCTGAACTGCCGGAAGTTTCCGAGGTGGATGTGGTCCGTCACTTCACCCGGCTCTCTTCCTTCAATCATGGAGTGGATACGGGTTTCTATCCTTTAGGCTCCTGCACCATGAAATATAACCCTAAGGTTAATGAGAAACTGGCCCGCTTGCCGGGCTTCAGTCAGATTCATCCCTATCAGCCGGAAGAATTAACTCAGGGTGCCCTGGGTTTGATGGTTGAACTCCAGGAGGAACTTGCCGAGATTACCGGCATGGATGCCTTTACATTACAGCCCGCTGCCGGTGCCCATGGGGAGATGACCGGGATTCTGATCATCAAGGCCTACCATGACCACCGTCAGGATGTTAAGCGCAGGAAGGTTATTGTTCCCGATTCCGCTCATGGGACCAACCCGGCCACAGGGGCCATGGCCGGCTATGACATTGTTCAGGTGCCCAGCAATGAGCGGGGAGGGGTGGACATCGAGGCCTTGCGCCAGGTGGCCAATGATGAAGTGGCTGCCTTGATGCTGACCAACCCTAACACTCTGGGATTATTTGATGAAAACATCCTGGAAATCGCTGAAATCATCCACTCTGTGGGGGGCCTGATCTATTATGATGGAGCCAACGCCAATGCCATTATGGGAATAGCCCGCCCCGGGGATATGGGCTTTGATGTGGTGCATCTTAATCTGCACAAGACCTTCTCCACTCCCCATGGCGGCGGGGGCCCAGGGTCAGGCCCGGTAGGGGTGAAGGAATTCCTCGCTCCCTATCTGCCTAAACCCGTGGCAATCCGGACCCCTGAGGGCCGTTACTCATGGGATGAGGACCGTCCGCTCTCCATTGGCCGGGTAAGAGCTTTTCAGGCTAATTTCGGAGTCCTGGTAAAGGCCTATGCCTATATCCGGGCCTTAGGCGGAGAAGGGCTGAAAGCCGCCTCTCAAAATGCCGTCCTCAACGCCAACTTCCTGATGAGCATCCTGAAAGAGCATTATCACCTGCCCTATGACCGGGTGTGCATGCATGAGTTTATCATCACTCCCAAAAATCTCAAGAACTATGGCATCCATACCTTGGATATTGCCAAGCGGCTTCTGGATTATGGCTACCATCCCCCGACGATCTACTTCCCCCTCATTGTGGAAGAGGCCATGATGATCGAGCCTACAGAGACTGAGAGCCTGGAAACTCTGGAGCAATTTGCCCGAGTGATGATCCAAATCGCTGAAGAAGTGAAGCAGGACGCGGAAATGGTGAAAAATGCCCCCCATGATACCCTGGTAACCCGTTTGGATGAAACAGGGGCTGCCCGCAAACCCGATCTGCGCTGGCGGAAACCGCAGTAA
- a CDS encoding DUF5665 domain-containing protein: MTASKKKVRHAKEDPERIGQGTDEARLPNNEPLDWDELRDKVTELYLVLERINLTEYIAYLNNPRRLLWLNFGVGLVKGLGGAIGATLLLGLLVMFLRRLVLLNLPVIGGVIGEIVKLVNAHNGY, from the coding sequence TTGACGGCCTCCAAAAAGAAAGTTAGACATGCAAAAGAAGATCCAGAACGCATTGGCCAAGGGACCGATGAAGCCCGGCTGCCCAATAATGAGCCGCTGGATTGGGACGAGCTGCGGGATAAGGTAACGGAACTTTATCTGGTACTGGAAAGGATCAATCTCACCGAATATATTGCCTATCTCAACAACCCCCGGCGGCTGCTTTGGCTTAATTTTGGCGTGGGGCTGGTTAAAGGCTTGGGAGGTGCCATCGGGGCTACTCTCTTGCTGGGCCTGCTGGTGATGTTTTTGAGGCGTCTGGTTTTACTTAACCTTCCGGTGATCGGCGGAGTCATCGGCGAAATCGTCAAGCTCGTCAATGCCCATAATGGATATTAG
- a CDS encoding phosphate propanoyltransferase yields the protein MQTFKVPVGISNRHVHLSEEHIEILFGAGHQLTRTKDLSQPGQFACEETVTLVGPKGTMANIRVLGPARKATQVELAATDTFKLGVKPPVRDSGDLSETPGLELVGPAGKVQIEAGTIIAARHIHMTPQDAEKYGLKDGDHVKVQVTGPRAGVFERVLIRVNPNYALDMHVDTDEGNAFGLKNGDLLDVIIE from the coding sequence ATGCAAACCTTTAAAGTTCCCGTAGGAATTTCCAATCGCCATGTTCATCTCTCTGAAGAACATATTGAAATTTTATTTGGTGCCGGACATCAGTTGACCCGGACCAAGGATTTATCCCAGCCCGGTCAATTCGCCTGTGAAGAAACGGTAACCCTGGTGGGGCCAAAGGGCACCATGGCCAATATCCGGGTGCTGGGACCTGCCCGCAAAGCAACCCAGGTGGAATTGGCAGCCACGGACACCTTTAAGCTTGGCGTCAAACCCCCGGTCCGGGATTCGGGAGATCTTTCCGAAACGCCTGGTTTGGAGCTGGTTGGCCCTGCCGGAAAAGTGCAGATCGAAGCCGGAACCATTATTGCTGCCCGCCATATTCATATGACTCCGCAAGATGCTGAAAAATACGGTTTAAAAGATGGAGATCATGTCAAGGTCCAAGTCACCGGGCCACGGGCCGGGGTCTTTGAACGGGTATTGATTCGGGTAAACCCCAATTATGCGCTGGATATGCATGTGGATACGGACGAAGGCAATGCCTTTGGTTTAAAAAATGGGGATTTGCTGGACGTTATTATCGAGTAA
- the gcvH gene encoding glycine cleavage system protein GcvH yields MNPVELKYSKSHEWAKVEGNTVTLGITAHAQDSLGDVVFVELPDNDTTVVAGEAFGTVESVKAVSDMIAPVSGKVIDYNQEVLDSPELLNDDPYGEGWLIKVEVDDLTVLDELLSAAEYEAFLAEEGQ; encoded by the coding sequence ATGAATCCAGTAGAATTAAAGTACAGCAAATCTCATGAGTGGGCTAAGGTCGAAGGAAATACTGTGACTTTGGGGATTACGGCTCACGCTCAGGACAGCTTAGGAGATGTGGTCTTTGTGGAGCTGCCTGATAACGATACCACGGTGGTGGCCGGGGAGGCCTTTGGAACCGTTGAATCCGTCAAGGCCGTGTCGGATATGATTGCTCCGGTCAGCGGCAAGGTTATCGATTATAATCAAGAGGTGCTGGATTCTCCGGAACTTCTCAATGATGATCCTTATGGTGAGGGATGGCTGATTAAGGTGGAAGTGGATGATCTGACGGTATTGGATGAACTCTTATCAGCCGCGGAATATGAGGCGTTTCTTGCGGAGGAGGGCCAATAA